A single genomic interval of Anopheles marshallii chromosome 2, idAnoMarsDA_429_01, whole genome shotgun sequence harbors:
- the LOC128706821 gene encoding amyloid protein-binding protein 2-like, giving the protein MISELFQTMHKARFSGIRIVPENSPSLQQSCVRAFVEGVRKTNNGDSADRLMQLQFLPAPLLTPILDRMCRYPELRDMLRDELTDPVVFMKLFNGYVPDYDTLEKCLREAAHSRGRPAVLRDLANNYCDMLRTELRLVLHKGDPQNQSKIRARVLESLRFGDYLYEAGWCRCGAEVLTLTNELVALLPQPGRALQMECLVRLLRAQIGACLTSRAALTVQRLLTFVEMPAGVSGAPPLPLVKAYLQLGSYYYHVRDYDRCHQWALRALASAADGDAPAQGDVIDVLQLIALFCIAKERHDLGNMLISQAVQRARTVYGSLHRKYADVLQQYGFVLLRMNAILPAITAFTECLDITGRVYGLLCPHAVVLEGYLAHCLYLRSHTTGRFDMALRHAETALELARQLMPTSRRVHQQLEHTRDVILRGPDHRRDTKESQPSRERDFHPYSLREIKEKFFELDSSFERDGLACSG; this is encoded by the coding sequence ATGATTTCGGAACTGTTTCAAACGATGCACAAGGCCCGCTTCAGCGGCATCCGGATTGTGCCGGAAAACTCGCCCTCTCTGCAGCAATCGTGCGTACGAGCGTTTGTGGAGGGTGTGCGGAAGACGAACAACGGTGACAGTGCGGACCGGTTGATGCAGCTGCAGTTTCTACCGGCACCGTTGCTAACACCCATTCTCGATCGCATGTGCCGCTATCCGGAGTTGCGGGACATGCTGCGTGATGAGCTCACCGATCCGGTGGTGTTTATGAAGCTGTTCAACGGCTACGTCCCGGACTATGATACGCTGGAGAAGTGTCTGCGGGAGGCCGCCCACTCCCGTGGCCGGCCGGCGGTCCTACGGGACCTTGCCAACAACTACTGTGATATGTTGCGCACCGAGCTGCGGTTGGTGTTGCACAAAGGTGATCCGCAGAATCAGTCGAAGATCAGGGCCCGGGTGCTGGAATCGCTTCGCTTCGGTGACTACCTGTACGAGGCGGGCTGGTGTCGATGTGGCGCAGAGGTGCTAACGCTCACGAACGAGTTGGTCGCGCTGCTACCCCAACCGGGCCGGGCACTGCAGATGGAGTGTCTGGTGAGGCTGTTGCGTGCGCAGATCGGCGCCTGTCTGACCTCCCGGGCAGCACTCACCGTACAACGGCTGCTTACGTTCGTCGAGATGCCGGCCGGCGTGTCCGGTGCACCGCCTCTCCCTCTAGTCAAGGCTTACCTGCAGCTCGGCAGTTACTACTACCATGTGCGGGATTACGACCGCTGCCATCAGTGGGCACTGCGTGCGCTCGCCTCCGCAGCGGACGGTGACGCCCCGGCACAAGGTGACGTCATCGACGTGCTGCAGCTGATAGCGCTCTTCTGCATCGCGAAGGAGCGCCACGACCTTGGCAACATGCTGATCAGCCAGGCGGTGCAACGGGCGCGCACCGTGTACGGAAGTCTCCATCGCAAGTACGCGGACGTCCTTCAGCAGTACGGGTTCGTGCTGCTGCGCATGAATGCCATCCTGCCCGCCATCACCGCGTTCACCGAGTGTCTCGATATAACTGGGCGTGTGTACGGACTGCTCTGCCCGCACGCCGTCGTCCTCGAGGGCTATCTGGCGCACTGTCTGTATCTGCGTTCGCACACGACCGGTCGATTCGATATGGCGCTGCGGCATGCTGAAACCGCACTCGAGCTGGCCCGCCAACTGATGCCGACAAGCCGGCGCGTCCACCAGCAGCTGGAGCACACGCGGGATGTTATCCTGCGCGGTCCGGACCATCGGCGGGACACCAAAGAGAGTCAACCGTCGCGCGAACGCGACTTCCATCCCTATTCCCTGCGCGAGATCAAAGAGAAGTTCTTCGAGCTGGACTCGTCCTTCGAGCGTGATGGGCTCGCATGCAGTGGTTAG
- the LOC128718710 gene encoding uncharacterized protein LOC128718710, with protein sequence MPGTSKGVAKAKTKVDIVGEQGTRSAISKRPDRLSIEGADELSTQDGADHVARKAVPNLNNDPASDDVARRLVMLKQRQDLEKRRLELELQLKFVCEEEELLRVGKVEFSTVSPQFNSFQPEESAAKTSKEDSDVTPRQAVARKNVPKELPTFTGDPAEWPIFISHYENTTRRCGYSNWENMLRLQKCLKGPALEAVSSRLMLPESVPQVIEKLRSRYGRPVHLIKTLIAKVRKIPAPQVDKLESIIEYGEAVQSMVDHMEAAGARAHLTNPILLEEVVGKLPNDQQLLWAHHIRGVDEDSLDLVMFSDYMEKLAEDAARLTTVDSPSMRGSHKGKRSYVNTHLEADGNATSIAADRSCLFCHGTGHGLTTCYKFKNLPVKDRWQKARELSVCFSCLGKHNWRNCRNRAVCGIGGCTYRHHALLHDKAESSGGAGEGRSEGGVVAESNHHQYTSSTAIFRIVPVTLYGPARNVSTFAFLDEGSSVTLMDEDVAVQLGVEGVVEPLCMRWTGNTQRIEMGSRRVDLKVGPSGSLKKFAMNSVRTVPNLNLPKQTFQLGDGMGKHLQRLPLRQYREAEPKLLIGLDNLRLAVPLRTKEGKEGEPIAVKTRLGWCIYGKPFNGLSEQLLHICECNSEDSIHQAMRKFCETEQLGVSRVVEVHPDDQRAQKILDETTVRVGNHFESGLLWKTDSVELPPSREMAQRRHVCLERRMERDNVLKEQVHRQIGDLASKGYIHKASEQELVDCDEKRVWYLPIGVVTNPNKPGKVRLIWDAAAKAHGKSLNDHLLKGPDDLLPLPGVLYRFRLYGVATCADVKEMFLQIRIHATRTLYDSGEWHVFVDASQHAYACALYLRIIDATGEPQCTLIGGKAKVAPLKPLSIPKLELQACVLGARMLQFIQNHHPLGIRRRVLWTDSTVALSWIRADPRNYKPFVAHRVGEILETTSPEEWRWVPTDCNPADEATKWKGRLNCDWDSIWFQGPNFLLQPEDEWPTQRGNNSDTVEEQRRIYHHVEESNYEILPLKWERFSRFEKLQRTVGWIVRYVDNLERKMQGKPEQGGVLRQEELVKANNILWRQTQLQYYADEVRALRVDDGDSKSGRRVTKQSPIYKLSPFMDEDGVLRMRGRVGAAVGVPYCAKYPVILPRTSKLGELIVERYHRIYRHANKETIVNEVRQHYQIPKLRTLVNRIARNCVVCKIRRSLPQVPPMAPLPKERLTPFIRPFSFTGLDYFGPVKVVHNLSTESCVMAVRRFVARRGAPVEIFSDNGTNFLGASRQLRKEIEERNGNLAATFTNAHTRWTFNPPGAPHMGGVWERMVRSVKAAISTVMEINNKPDDETFETVLLDAEAMVNSRPLTYIPVDPENQEALTPNHFLLGSSSGVKQRPALPTCYSSGLKNNYRLAQHILDDGATDSA encoded by the exons ATGCCAGGTACATCGAAAGGAGTTGCTAAGGCGAAAACGAAAGTGGACATTGTAGGTGAGCAAGGGACGCGTTCGGCGATCTCGAAGCGGCCAGATCGTTTATCAATCGAAGGGGCCGACGAGTTGAGTACGCAGGACGGAGCTGACCACGTGGCAAGGAAAGCCGTACCTAACCTCAACAATGACCCTGCCAGTGATGACGTGGCACGTCGGCTAGTCATGCTGAAGCAACGACAGGATTTGGAGAAAAGGCGTTTGGAGCTGGAACTTCAGCTGAAATTCGTGTGTGAAGAAGAGGAGTTGTTAAGGGTTGGTAAAGTTGAGTTTTCGACAGTTTCACCCCAGTTTAACTCTTTTCAGCCGGAAGAGAGTGCGGCGAAAACCAGTAAAGAAGACTCAGATGTAACTCCTCGTCAAGCGGTCGCTAGGAAGAATGTCCCAAAAGAGCTCCCGACCTTCACAGGTGATCCGGCTGAGTGGCCGATATTTATTTCTCACTACGAGAATACCACCAGGCGATGTGGATACTCCAATTGGGAAAATATGCTGCGGCTGCAAAAGTGCTTGAAGGGACCTGCGTTGGAAGCGGTGAGCAGTCGTTTAATGTTGCCGGAATCGGTGCCGCAAGTTATCGAAAAGCTCCGGTCAAGATATGGTCGACCAGTGCACCTGATAAAGACCCTAATAGCGAAGGTACGCAAGATCCCAGCTCCGCAGGTTGACAAGCTGGAGAGCATCATAGAGTACGGTGAGGCGGTGCAAAGTATGGTAGATCACATGGAGGCAGCAGGCGCTCGGGCACATTTGACGAATCCGATCCTATTGGAAGAGGTGGTCGGCAAGCTGCCGAACGACCAGCAGTTGCTTTGGGCACACCACATCCGAGGGGTGGATGAGGATTCATTGGACCTTGTGATGTTCAGTGATTATATGGAGAAACTGGCGGAAGATGCTGCTAGGTTGACGACAGTGGATTCTCCGTCAATGCGTGGGTCCCACAAGGGTAAAAGGAGCTATGTAAATACGCATTTGGAGGCAGACGGTAATGCGACGTCGATAGCAGCGGATagaagctgtttgttttgtcatgGAACGGGGCACGGATTGACCACGTGCTACAAGTTTAAAAATCTGCCAGTGAAGGACCGATGGCAAAAGGCACGAGAGTTGTCGGTGTGCTTCAGTTGTCTAGGGAAGCACAATTGGCGGAATTGTCGAAACAGAGCCGTTTGCGGGATCGGTGGTTGTACGTATCGACACCATGCGTTGTTGCACGATAAGGCGGAATCGAGTGGTGGCGCTGGAGAAGGACGATCGGAAGGTGGAGTTGTTGCTGAGAGCAACCATCACCAATACACATCATCGACGGCGATATTCCGCATTGTACCAGTGACTCTGTATGGTCCGGCTAGGAACGTATCAACATTTGCCTTCCTGGATGAAGGATCGTCTGTGACGTTAATGGATGAGGACGTAGCGGTGCAGCTTGGTGTTGAGGGGGTGGTGGAACCACTTTGTATGAGATGGACCGGTAACACCCAGCGTATTGAAATGGGGTCCAGGCGTGTCGACCTCAAGGTGGGACCGTCCGGATCATTGAAAAAGTTTGCCATGAACTCGGTACGAACGGTACCTAATCTGAACCTGCCAAAACAGACGTTCCAGCTGGGTGACGGAATGGGAAAGCATCTTCAACGTTTACCGCTACGACAGTATCGGGAGGCGGAACCGAAACTGCTCATAGGGTTGGATAATCTGCGGTTGGCGGTCCCTCTCAGGACTAAAGAGGGAAAGGAAGGGGAACCTATCGCAGTGAAGACGCGCCTGGGATGGTGCATTTATGGAAAACCATTTAATGGTTTGAGCGAACAACTGTTGCATATATGTGAGTGCAACAGTGAGGACAGCATCCATCAAGCGATGCGAAAGTTCTGCGAAACCGAGCAATTAGGGGTATCGCGCGTTGTGGAAGTTCATCCGGATGATCAACGCGCGCAAAAAATACTAGATGAAACCACTGTTCGTGTTGGAAACCATTTCGAGTCAGGATTACTATGGAAGACGGACAGTGTCGAGCTTCCTCCCAGCAGAGAGATGGCGCAACGTAGACACGTTTGCTTAGAAAGGCGCATGGAACGGGATAATGTTCTCAAAGAGCAAGTGCATCGACAGATTGGCGACCTCGCCAGCAAGGGATATATCCACAAGGCTTCGGAACAGGAGCTCGTGGATTGTGATGAGAAACGTGTATGGTATCTACCAATAGGAGTGGTTACAAACCCAAATAAACCAGGGAAGGTTCGGTTGATTTGGGACGCTGCAGCAAAGGCGCATGGGAAGTCGCTTAATGATCATCTGCTAAAGGGTCCGGACGATCTGTTGCCTTTGCCTGGAGTACTCTATCGGTTTCGGTTGTATGGGGTGGCCACCTGCGCGGACGTGAAAGAGATGTTTCTGCAGATAAGGATCC ATGCAACGAGGACCTTGTACGACAGCGGTGAGTGGCACGTGTTCGTTGATGCCAGTCAACACGCATATGCTTGTGCGTTATATCTGCGAATAATCGACGCTACGGGTGAACCGCAATGTACGCTTATTGGTGGGAAAGCGAAGGTCGCACCGCTGAAACCACTATCGATCCCTAAACTGGAACTACAAGCTTGCGTGTTGGGCGCACGAATGTTACAGTTTATACAAAACCACCATCCACTCGGAATTAGACGGCGTGTGCTTTGGACGGATAGCACGGTTGCGTTATCGTGGATAAGAGCAGATCCGAGGAATTATAAACCCTTCGTAGCCCACAGAGTAGGCGAGATACTAGAAACTACATCTCCGGAGGAGTGGCGGTGGGTGCCAACCGATTGTAATCCGGCAGATGAAGccacgaaatggaaaggaaggCTGAATTGTGATTGGGACAGCATCTGGTTCCAGGGACCGAACTTTCTGCTTCAACCCGAAGACGAGTGGCCGACACAACGAGGCAATAACAGTGATACGGTAGAGGAACAGCGTCGAATATACCATCACGTGGAGGAATCAAACTACGAGATTCTACCTCTAAAGTGGGAGCGATTCAGCAGATTTGAGAAGCTGCAAAGGACCGTCGGTTGGATTGTCAGGTATGTGGACAATTTGGAACGGAAGATGCAAGGCAAACCGGAACAAGGTGGAGTTCTAAGGCAGGAAGAACTCGTTAAGGCGAACAATATTCTATGGCGACAAACACAACTGCAATATTATGCAGACGAAGTTCGTGCGTTacgtgttgatgatggtgactCAAAATCGGGAAGACGGGTTACTAAACAGAGTCCAATCTACAAACTATCACCATTCATGGATGAAGACGGCGTGTTACGAATGCGAGGAAGAGTAGGAGCAGCGGTGGGAGTCCCCTATTGCGCCAAGTATCCTGTGATACTGCCCAGAACCTCCAAGCTTGGTGAACTGATAGTTGAACGATACCATCGAATATATCGTCATGCGAACAAGGAAACGATAGTGAATGAAGTACGGCAACACTATCAGATACCGAAGCTGAGAACGTTGGTGAACAGAATCGCCAGGAACTGTGTGGTTTGCAAGATACGGCGGTCATTACCACAAGTTCCACCTATGGCACCATTACCAAAAGAAAGGTTAACACCGTTTATTAGACCGTTTAGTTTCACGGGACTGGACTATTTCGGACCAGTCAAG GTGGTGCACAATTTGTCAACCGAATCGTGTGTTATGGCTGTCAGACGATTCGTGGCTAGACGAGGAGCACCGGTGGAGATCTTTAGCGACAACGGAACGAACTTCTTGGGGGCAAGTCGGCAACTGCGGAAGGAAATCGAGGAGCGCAATGGAAATCTGGCTGCGACTTTCACCAACGCGCACACTCGTTGGACTTTCAACCCACCAGGGGCTCCACACATGGGCGGCGTGTGGGAGCGCATGGTGCGGTCGGTAAAGGCGGCGATCAGCACGGTGATGGAGATAAATAATAAGCCCGATGACGAGACGTTCGAGACGGTTCTGTTGGATGCTGAAGCAATGGTCAACTCGCGACCATTAACGTACATTCCCGTGGATCCGGAGAACCAGGAAGCGCTCACTCCGAATCATTTTTTGCTAGGTAGCTCTTCAGGCGTGAAGCAACGACCAGCGTTGCCTACGTGTTATAGTTCTGGATTGAAGAACAATTATAGGTTAGCGCAACACATATTGGACG ATGGCGCTACCGATTCCGCTTGA